Proteins from one Leptospira wolffii serovar Khorat str. Khorat-H2 genomic window:
- a CDS encoding DegT/DnrJ/EryC1/StrS family aminotransferase yields MGVPFIDIKRFEPGLLEAWEEKVKTLSKNASFIGGEEVSQLEKNLAVSAGTKFAIACANGTDALQLALRALGVGKGDTVLVPDSTFWATFESVVNVGADPVTVDTNPVDLQMDFDDFKKALDEVKPKAAIIVHLYGWGSSKLEEYRMLCKERGVLLLEDGAQSFGVIYKGKPVYQDALITTTSFYPAKVLGGAGDGGAVFTNDEELANRVRMLGNHGRTSHYGYGDVGWNSRMDTLQAAFLNLNIPFLKQRIAARRKAAEKYYQVLPGLGVNVIHPPKDFEENGYCNVTLFDPAERPKIQEILKAKGIGFGVIYPGAMSDQPGAKPYIKGTYGKEHRTGKICDSILNFPLFPYMTDAELEEVFSAIKEYKK; encoded by the coding sequence ATGGGCGTACCTTTTATAGATATCAAACGATTCGAACCGGGATTGCTAGAGGCTTGGGAAGAAAAAGTCAAGACCCTAAGCAAAAATGCATCCTTTATAGGCGGAGAAGAAGTCTCCCAGCTGGAAAAGAACCTGGCGGTATCCGCAGGAACTAAGTTCGCAATCGCCTGTGCGAACGGAACCGACGCATTGCAATTGGCTTTAAGAGCCTTAGGAGTAGGCAAGGGCGATACCGTCCTCGTTCCGGACTCCACTTTCTGGGCCACATTCGAATCCGTAGTGAACGTAGGAGCGGATCCTGTTACTGTCGATACGAATCCTGTCGATCTTCAAATGGATTTTGACGATTTCAAAAAGGCTTTGGACGAGGTAAAACCCAAGGCGGCCATCATAGTTCATCTTTACGGTTGGGGAAGCTCCAAGTTGGAAGAATACCGCATGCTCTGTAAAGAGAGAGGAGTTCTACTGCTCGAAGACGGAGCCCAATCTTTCGGAGTGATTTACAAAGGAAAACCCGTATACCAGGACGCACTTATCACCACCACATCCTTTTATCCTGCGAAAGTTTTGGGGGGAGCCGGAGACGGCGGTGCGGTATTCACGAACGACGAAGAACTTGCAAATAGGGTAAGAATGCTCGGAAACCACGGAAGAACTTCCCATTACGGGTACGGAGACGTGGGTTGGAATTCCAGGATGGACACTCTTCAGGCGGCATTCTTAAATTTGAATATACCTTTCCTGAAGCAAAGAATAGCAGCCCGCAGAAAAGCCGCGGAGAAATATTACCAAGTTCTTCCCGGATTAGGAGTGAACGTGATTCATCCTCCTAAAGATTTCGAGGAGAATGGATACTGCAACGTAACTCTTTTCGATCCTGCGGAAAGACCCAAAATCCAAGAAATACTCAAAGCGAAGGGAATCGGATTCGGAGTCATTTATCCGGGAGCCATGAGCGACCAACCGGGAGCTAAACCTTATATCAAAGGAACTTACGGAAAAGAGCATAGAACCGGAAAGATCTGCGATTCCATCCTGAATTTTCCTTTGTTTCCTTATATGACAGACGCGGAACTCGAAGAAGTATTCTCCGCGATCAAAGAATATAAGAAATAG
- a CDS encoding DUF1566 domain-containing protein, translating to MNPNMQFVSDLRRVFLIVLFLFFGHCKASGGYNPADPGTSEFLQTQFLKCMLGELAECMKEPPPPAAPTIVYQKNLLDILDFYLGKSSSYSPTVTGTLPISYSISGSVPGGLAFNSSTGTVSGTPTGAGSSISLTVTATNSLGSSTDTFELDVWDSGAIPDTGKTGCTDNVGSAAGCYEQDGTYSNIPGFRIYSGPSIHPTLTNQQVSVDRVRGLYWKTCAEGQTDPSCSGPSTLGDWYSAGAACSNLNAGQGYAGFKNWRLPSMKELYTLVYLGSSTPLIEATYFPGAESVGFWSSTPNANSSVQAYGISFSTGASMSYNVYSTLATRCVAGNSLDAPVFNDLGNGVVQEQKTGLYYQKCNNGETYSAGSCSGGPNAIDWESAIAICDSFNLASLNWRLPNLNELHLLTDYTVASGPKVYSIFYATPGALYWSSSPVAGGMTENQAFGTAIDAGEMQIQSKGNYLQFRCVSSGP from the coding sequence TTGAATCCAAATATGCAATTCGTATCGGATCTGCGTAGGGTTTTTCTAATCGTCCTTTTTCTATTCTTCGGGCATTGCAAGGCTTCGGGCGGATATAATCCTGCGGATCCGGGAACTTCCGAGTTCCTGCAAACCCAATTTCTGAAATGTATGTTGGGAGAATTGGCGGAATGTATGAAGGAACCCCCGCCGCCCGCGGCTCCTACGATCGTGTACCAGAAGAATCTGTTGGACATCTTGGATTTCTATTTGGGTAAGTCCTCCTCTTACTCTCCGACGGTAACCGGCACATTGCCCATTAGCTATTCAATTTCCGGATCCGTTCCCGGAGGGCTCGCTTTCAATTCTTCCACCGGAACCGTTTCCGGAACTCCGACGGGAGCCGGATCTTCCATATCGCTTACCGTAACAGCGACCAATTCTCTGGGATCCTCTACAGACACTTTCGAATTGGATGTTTGGGATTCCGGCGCGATTCCGGACACTGGAAAAACGGGATGCACAGATAACGTCGGAAGCGCTGCTGGATGTTACGAGCAAGACGGGACCTATTCCAATATACCCGGGTTCCGAATTTATTCCGGACCAAGCATACATCCGACTCTTACGAACCAGCAAGTCTCGGTGGATCGAGTCCGAGGATTATATTGGAAGACTTGTGCCGAAGGCCAGACGGATCCAAGTTGCTCCGGACCTTCCACTCTAGGGGATTGGTATTCCGCGGGCGCCGCTTGCTCTAATTTAAATGCAGGGCAAGGCTATGCGGGCTTTAAGAATTGGAGGCTTCCTAGTATGAAGGAATTATATACCCTCGTTTATTTAGGATCTTCCACTCCGTTGATAGAAGCGACTTATTTTCCCGGAGCGGAATCGGTGGGTTTTTGGTCGTCCACTCCGAATGCGAATAGTTCGGTACAAGCATATGGAATCAGCTTCTCGACCGGGGCTTCGATGTCGTATAACGTATATTCTACTTTAGCGACGCGCTGCGTGGCGGGAAATTCTTTGGATGCTCCGGTTTTTAATGACCTAGGAAACGGAGTAGTCCAAGAGCAAAAAACGGGTCTATATTACCAAAAATGCAATAACGGTGAAACCTATAGTGCCGGATCCTGTTCGGGCGGTCCGAACGCGATAGATTGGGAATCGGCCATTGCGATTTGCGACAGTTTCAATTTGGCATCCTTGAATTGGAGGCTCCCGAATCTGAACGAGTTGCATCTATTGACCGATTATACGGTCGCCTCGGGCCCGAAAGTATATTCGATATTCTATGCGACTCCCGGGGCCTTGTATTGGAGTTCAAGTCCCGTAGCCGGAGGTATGACGGAGAACCAAGCCTTCGGTACGGCCATCGACGCCGGAGAAATGCAAATCCAGTCCAAGGGCAATTACCTGCAATTCAGATGCGTAAGTAGCGGCCCTTAA
- the lon gene encoding endopeptidase La, with protein MDLFDDLKEIEGNIVPVDSILPPDLFLIPIKTRPVFPGIITPLIVPGGKFAKAVDEALKGNSFIGLVLLRDEENEKKTEENIYSFGVVAKILKKVNLPDGAVNILINTVRRFKIESFASVDPLLVAKVTYPEEEPGASKNTIKAMMRTLLIMTRELAQNNPLFTEEMKLTMLNVNEPGKMADFVCSILNIEKEDYQSVIESINLKDRIEKVLLHLKKEIDLVSLQREIQDNIQDKIDKQQRQFFLREQLKAIQAELGQKDGKYEKKYEKFLERLKAIPADPEVIEEVERELDKFQYTDQNTADYNVIRNYLDILESLPWEAAPEREIDLEKARKTLDRDHYKLDDVKERILEFLAVKKLKPTEKGSILLLVGPPGVGKTSIAKSVAEAMGRKYFRFSVGGMRDEAEIKGHRRTYIGSMPGKIITALRITKEKDPVILLDEIDKLGLGMQGDPSAALLEVLDPEQNKTFRDHYLDLPFDLSSVFFIATANTLDSISRILLDRMEVINLSGYITDEKIQIFTKYLWKKVLEKNGIESRGIQMDKKAVISLIDHYSRESGVRGLEKQTDKLARKLALQIVKGESFPKTIQASDLEKLLGVPKYVDDRMIKPTVPGTALGLAWTSVGGATLLVEAVFIKGKGGIVLTGMIGKTMEESSSIALSYIKNFLGSEDLFSEKTVHLHVPDGATPKDGPSAGITMATAILSLVIGKRIKLGFGMTGEITLTGEVLPIGGLREKIVAAKRVGVHKIIFPSDNRPQLDEIPDYVKKGMEFFPVSRYEEVARLLFDPKVVDSYFKPSDSIPTDSKKIKAPSPKKKSVRKKS; from the coding sequence GTGGATCTTTTTGACGATTTAAAGGAAATCGAAGGAAATATCGTCCCCGTAGATTCCATACTTCCTCCGGATCTATTTCTGATTCCGATCAAGACCCGACCGGTTTTTCCCGGGATTATTACCCCTTTAATCGTTCCTGGCGGAAAATTCGCTAAGGCAGTGGACGAGGCGCTCAAGGGAAATTCCTTTATAGGACTCGTGCTATTGAGGGACGAGGAGAATGAGAAAAAGACCGAGGAGAATATCTACTCTTTCGGAGTCGTTGCTAAAATTCTCAAGAAAGTTAATCTCCCGGACGGTGCGGTCAATATACTCATCAATACCGTTAGACGATTCAAGATAGAATCCTTCGCTTCCGTGGACCCCCTACTCGTAGCGAAAGTGACTTATCCGGAAGAAGAACCCGGGGCTTCCAAAAACACGATCAAAGCCATGATGCGTACCCTTCTCATCATGACCCGCGAACTCGCTCAGAATAATCCGCTCTTCACGGAAGAAATGAAACTCACCATGCTGAACGTGAACGAGCCTGGAAAAATGGCCGATTTCGTATGCAGTATTCTGAATATAGAAAAAGAAGATTATCAATCGGTAATAGAATCGATCAACTTGAAGGATAGGATCGAGAAGGTTCTCCTCCATCTCAAGAAAGAAATCGATCTGGTCAGTCTGCAAAGGGAAATCCAGGACAATATCCAAGATAAGATCGATAAGCAGCAGAGACAATTCTTCCTGAGGGAACAATTGAAGGCGATCCAGGCCGAACTCGGCCAGAAAGACGGCAAATACGAGAAGAAATACGAAAAATTCCTGGAGAGACTAAAAGCCATTCCGGCCGATCCGGAAGTGATCGAGGAAGTGGAAAGAGAATTGGACAAGTTCCAATACACGGATCAAAATACCGCGGATTATAACGTTATCCGAAATTACTTGGATATTTTGGAAAGTCTTCCCTGGGAAGCGGCTCCGGAAAGGGAAATCGATCTGGAAAAAGCTCGAAAAACCCTGGATCGAGATCATTATAAGCTGGACGACGTGAAGGAAAGGATTCTGGAATTTCTCGCGGTTAAAAAGTTGAAGCCTACCGAGAAAGGTTCCATTCTTCTTTTGGTGGGACCTCCCGGTGTGGGAAAAACTTCCATCGCTAAATCCGTTGCCGAAGCCATGGGTAGGAAGTATTTCCGATTCTCGGTGGGAGGCATGAGGGACGAGGCCGAGATCAAAGGTCATAGGCGTACTTATATAGGATCCATGCCCGGAAAAATCATCACCGCCCTTAGGATCACTAAGGAAAAAGATCCGGTCATTCTTCTGGACGAGATAGATAAGTTGGGGCTCGGAATGCAGGGAGATCCGTCCGCAGCTTTGTTGGAAGTATTGGATCCTGAGCAGAATAAGACTTTTCGGGACCATTACTTGGATCTACCCTTCGATCTTTCTTCCGTCTTTTTTATCGCTACCGCGAATACTTTGGATAGCATCAGTAGGATTCTTCTGGATCGGATGGAAGTGATCAATCTCTCGGGCTATATTACCGACGAGAAGATACAGATCTTTACCAAATATCTTTGGAAGAAGGTTCTGGAGAAAAACGGAATCGAGTCCCGGGGAATCCAGATGGATAAGAAAGCCGTAATATCCCTGATCGATCATTACTCCAGGGAATCCGGAGTGAGGGGATTGGAAAAGCAGACGGATAAGTTGGCGAGAAAACTCGCCTTGCAAATCGTCAAGGGAGAATCCTTTCCTAAGACCATCCAGGCTTCCGATCTCGAGAAACTTTTGGGCGTTCCTAAATATGTGGACGATCGCATGATCAAGCCTACCGTTCCCGGAACGGCTTTGGGACTGGCCTGGACATCTGTGGGAGGAGCGACTCTTCTCGTCGAGGCCGTCTTTATCAAAGGCAAGGGTGGGATCGTTCTCACGGGGATGATCGGAAAAACAATGGAGGAATCCTCCAGCATTGCTCTGAGTTATATTAAGAATTTCTTAGGTTCCGAGGATCTTTTCTCCGAAAAGACGGTGCATCTGCATGTGCCCGACGGAGCGACTCCTAAGGACGGACCTAGCGCGGGAATTACTATGGCTACCGCCATTCTTTCCTTAGTGATCGGAAAAAGGATCAAACTCGGATTCGGTATGACGGGGGAGATCACTTTGACCGGAGAGGTTTTACCGATCGGAGGACTCAGGGAAAAAATCGTGGCGGCTAAAAGAGTAGGCGTGCATAAGATCATATTCCCTTCGGATAACAGGCCTCAGTTGGACGAAATTCCGGATTATGTGAAGAAGGGTATGGAGTTCTTTCCTGTGAGTCGTTACGAAGAAGTGGCGCGTCTTTTATTCGATCCCAAGGTGGTGGATTCCTATTTCAAGCCCAGCGATTCCATTCCGACGGATTCCAAAAAGATAAAGGCTCCCTCTCCGAAAAAGAAATCCGTCCGTAAAAAATCGTAG
- a CDS encoding NADP-dependent oxidoreductase, whose translation MKAVQFKEFGTSEVLQLVDLPVPRPGEGEILVRISASGVNPVDWKIREGRLQSRMPNTLPIVPGWEFSGTVVERGHSARRFEIGEEVFSYCRRTWIENGSYAEYISLPESYLAKKPESLTHEEAAAVPLSGLTAYQCLFQVAGFHPGQRVLVLGASGGVGSYAIQLAKEKGAQVVAIASSRNENYVRGLGADEFLDYAEGSVSDSYKKRFSEGADLVLDCIGGESFTQVGACVKPEGVLVSLIMTEFPSSSYKGVYHFVEPNSKQLEILSDLIDSGKIKVHLNEIFPLKEAALAQEKISKLHTRGKIVLKI comes from the coding sequence ATGAAAGCAGTCCAATTCAAAGAATTCGGAACGTCGGAGGTCCTACAATTGGTGGATCTCCCCGTCCCCAGGCCCGGAGAAGGAGAAATATTGGTAAGAATCTCCGCCTCCGGAGTGAATCCGGTGGATTGGAAAATCCGAGAAGGAAGACTCCAGTCCAGAATGCCGAACACGCTTCCTATCGTCCCGGGCTGGGAGTTTTCCGGAACCGTGGTAGAAAGAGGCCACTCGGCAAGACGCTTCGAAATCGGGGAGGAAGTTTTTTCCTATTGCAGAAGAACCTGGATCGAAAACGGATCCTATGCGGAATATATTTCTCTTCCTGAATCGTATCTTGCCAAGAAACCCGAATCTTTAACTCACGAGGAAGCCGCAGCCGTTCCTCTTTCCGGTCTCACCGCCTACCAGTGTCTTTTTCAAGTCGCGGGATTTCATCCGGGACAACGGGTCTTGGTGTTGGGAGCGAGCGGAGGAGTCGGTTCGTATGCGATCCAACTCGCAAAGGAGAAAGGCGCTCAGGTCGTCGCGATTGCGAGTTCCAGAAATGAGAATTATGTAAGAGGATTGGGAGCGGACGAATTCTTGGATTATGCAGAAGGTTCCGTATCCGACTCATATAAGAAACGTTTTTCGGAAGGAGCGGATCTCGTATTGGATTGTATCGGAGGAGAAAGCTTTACCCAAGTAGGAGCCTGCGTAAAACCGGAAGGGGTCCTGGTCTCCCTGATCATGACGGAATTTCCCTCTTCTTCCTACAAAGGCGTCTATCACTTCGTGGAACCTAATTCAAAACAACTGGAGATTCTTTCCGATCTAATCGACTCCGGAAAGATCAAGGTCCATCTAAACGAAATTTTTCCTCTGAAAGAGGCGGCCCTGGCCCAAGAAAAAATCTCGAAACTCCATACGAGAGGTAAAATCGTACTCAAAATATAG